The window CTGTACGATGGGATCAACAGGAAGTAGAATGTCTGCCTCAGACAACAGTGAAAATGTCATTGTGCACAGATCCCATAAACTTGGTTGTCTTGTCTCAATAGCTTCCTGTTTCCAATGTCAACGCTAAGccagagaaaaacagacaaaactggGGCGACTTCCCGTACTGATCGCATCGACAGTGAAGCGATTCGTCGCAAAGTGGGCGGGTTCCTTTAAGCGAATCGGAGGGCAGTGGTAGGTTTGTCTCGGGTCAACAGAAAGAtggcagtgtttgtttttagtgtCATATACAGAATCTTATCACTACAAATAAAAGTTGTTTTGAAGAAATCTTCCCTTGGTCAATGCCTGTACACCCCCGCCTTCAGGCCCCGCCCCCACTGAACGTACGAAACACTTAGAAACCAGAAACTGCGTCTGCAGTTCAGTTATGTACATAGTTACAGTGGTTTTTAAAGCACCGCGAGCCGAGTGGAAGCTCCACAGCCGTGGCTCCGTCTCCCCTGCAGCCGACCCGACAGATGTTTAAACTTCATTACTGTGCGATGGATTCGCCCTGTCGCCAAGCGAACAAACTGACTCCGGGTCAACTTGTTCGCTTTGCAGCACCCGGACGTGTTATAGACTCTGATTGGATCGCTGCTTCCGTGCAGCTATAGTGGCTCTTTGAAGGTGTCCTCTCTCTTCTCTAAAGATTGGAGGCGTCAAAAATCGGCTTTTTAAAACTTGTGGCGAGTTTTTAGTATCGAAATGCTAAAGATGGAGTTTGACCTCCGTCTCAAACCCGGCGCCGTTTGGCTTCGGTTTCCCCTTGGAGAAGCAGGTCAGCAGCCGGGAGGAAACCCGCGGCGGCTTCACGAGTAGGAGAGGTGAGAGCCGTTAGAAATGTGCGAGGTCACAGACGTGCTCCGGGTCAACCCGCCGTCGCTCCCCCCACCGCCACCGGGCCCCCCGGAAGCCGTTCTCCTCAGCGGCTGGGGGCTGTTCCTAAGCGCCATCAGGGTGGGGCCCCTGACACTCAGACCCCCACCGCCATAGCCCCCCTGTGAAGATGAGGACGAAGAGgcggaggagggaggggaggaagaggagagggcgaTTGGGGGAGGTGGCGGCGGTGGAGGCAGGAGGGCCAGCGACTGCGAGGAGGCGTGAGAGGAGAGGTGGTGGCCCTGGGAATGATGGGAGTAGtgcccccctcctcccacccacTCCCTGGAGCGCTCGCGTTCCCTGGAATCGCGCTCGTGGGTGTCGCGGTAGAGCTGTGGCGTGCTCTGGTGGTGTTGGTAGTGCTGGGGGAGGTAGTGCTGCTGGTgatgggaggaagaggaggaagaggggtgGCCTCGGCTCTTGCTCATCTCGCTGTCCCTACCGAGGCCGTGGGAGGAGGCGATGGACTCGGTGCGGCCGAAGCCTCCCCCGCCGTGATTCTGGCTGCGCCAGGACGGAGTCGCCACCGAGTTCTGCACGCTGTGACTCCAGTGGCTGCCGGAGCGCGGGACGGGCCGTGACGGCCAGCCGCCGGAGCCCGAAGACGGGCTCGGGGTCGGGTAGCCCTGGTTGAACGCCTCGGCCGGGATGCCGGTCAGCGCCATGTTGCTGAAGCCCAGACGCATGCTCTCAGAGTCGAAGGCCTCGATCTCGTGAGCCTGGCGTTCGAGCAGCGTCCGGATTCTCTCTGAGCGCTCGTTCTGCAGAGACAGCATCTCCTCCTCGATCTGATGGACAGAGAAGTCATGGTCAGAGCTTGAGGAGGATGCAAACGAGCGTTGTGCTGAGTAGTTAATAAATCTGTATCATAACCCATCCTCACCCTCTGCTCCAGCAGCGCCCGGCGGATCGACACCCTCTGCTCCAGGTCCTTCACCTCACGCTCGTGCTGGGTGTCCGTGTGGATCTTGATCTTGCTCTGGTAGGCGTTGAGCAGCTCAAGCTCCTGCTGCAGTTGCATACGGAGAACCTGATACTCAGCTTCCTGCGTTTCATCGAGCCGCAGCTGTAACAGGAAGAGCCTCGGTATGAGCAACGCACAATCtgacagcagcatgaagaataactgtgctgcatgtgtttgtaatgaaactgtatttttctgttcttttatttcactggtttattattttataaaatgatgaaaatcaTTCAGCTGCACACTGAATAAACACATTTGGTcattaatttataaaattaaattcatttttctcttcatttctgTTTGTATTAATTACCCATATTTATCTCTTTACTCttctttttaagtttttatgttTACAATAATTAGAGACCTGTTGGCCTTCAGTGTCAAAGGTTTTACTCGTACAGTGTGTGAACAGAAAGTAATCTGGCTGCAGGTCGACCATCGCTGAGCTgatattttgggtttttttaaaaagatataaAGTTCAAAACCTGAAAGTCTCTGGAACGTTCTGCAGACCCAAATAAACGCTGACACAAAAACAATGTAAAAAGTCCAAAATCAGAAATtaatctgcagcattttgttgaGCTTTGCACAACGAAACCTGATACCAAGTTTCAAaagagggatggagggaggagTCGGGATAAAAAGGTAAACATCAATGTGCAGGATTTctggaaaataataaataaataaaaacagtaaaacccGTCTCCCTGGTGTGTAACGCCTTCTCCAGAGAGTATTTATAAATGACTGAAGCAGCAAATTCAGCAAAAAGTTGACGGACGGTTCGGTATCGCATCAGCTGACAGGAGAGCTGATAAAAATTCTAATTACAAGTAattatgatgattattattattaagattatgtttattttgcttatttatACATTCCTTTTTCAACTTATTTATGTGGAGATTTTTTGCATGACACTTATGGATCTTTATTCACTCTTTAAGCTGCTCTGACCAAAAAGTTTTGAAGGTGAAagaacaaatttttaaaaaattttaaatgagctgcagtttttattaGCTGCTTAGATAAtttatcaataataataataattcattaaAAGCTCTGGGAGGCCCTGTACTatgaagcaagttcaacatatCCAGGATATCTTAACCTAATCTGGCTTCCTTTACATTGGGAATCAAGCCCGGCTAACCCGGGGTTTAGCAGTCCAGCTATGAGCACGATCACAGGGAAGAGGCGGAGTTTGCAGCATGTGACCAATCAGAAATGTGGACAGGTCTGACAGCagaacagctgcttttacaaaggaagaaaaaaaaatgctgatattAGAAAAATGTGAGAACAGACTGAAGGtaacagcagcagagtgagtgtgtgtgagaaaaggaTTCAAAGTGTGTGAGCTTTAAGAGCTGAAGCATCACGAGGAGGGAGGAGCTGATGGAGTTTAACTGCTACTCCACATCAGCCTGCTCACCAGTCTGACATGAGGTCCACAAACAGGTGATCTGTTCTAGGATCAGATAAAGCTTAAATATCAATAaagctggaaacaaacaaacaaaataaaaaaatgcagcataGCCTTCGACGATCTGCATTTCTTACTGAAGCTCGTCGGATAAAGACAAAAACCTGCCCTCTGCTCTCAGGGACCTTCCAGAACAGTGAGGCTATTTTCCAgagatctgattggtcagtaggttgTGATTTCACacctgttgatctctaatctCTAGAGCAGGTTAGGTCTGCAGCTCAAGTTACCATGGCGATGTAAGAAGTGAGCAGCCTCTGTAATGCTGATAACCCAGGTTAatcctgaagttacctggatatgCTGGAATCCTGCCGTATAGTACAGGCCTCTGGTGTTAAGGTGCAGGATTTCAGGTGTGCTGAGGTGTAGGAGGCTGTCAGGTGTGTGGGTTTTCAGGTGTGGGGGGTTGTCAGGTGTGCAGATGCGCGCAGGTTTCCTTGCCTTACTCACAGCCTGAGAGGACAGCATTTCGTTGATGGAGTGGTCGTACTGCTCGGCCAGGATGGCCAGCTTACGTGTTTGTTCCTCTTTGAGGCGTTTGAGGACGGCCTTATGGTCGGACTTTGGAGTGCTCTCCAGCAGGTGGTTCCTCAGAGCTTTGTACTGACGGGTCTGGATCTTACAGGTCTCCTGGAACTGACGCTTGACCTGCAGCTCTTtggactgaaacacacaaacattcagtGTTTTAGGGCGTCCACAGGTAAGAACAAGTAATCACATAAATTTAAAACCTGAAGAACTTTTTAGGACCCTGTTGGAGAGTGAAAAACTCCACTCAGTGATTCTCCACTGTTAGAATCACCAACtgtatgtgtctgtgctgtGAGAGAACCCACCCAGACCTCGGGTGGGGTGGGGCCTCTGAAAGCAGCAGAACCGCAACCGCGCTGCTGCATCATGTGACCTAAATGTGTGGACCGGTCGAATCAGCATCGCGTGCTGGAAATTCTCACTGAGGTACCTTCAGACTCTTGGGCTGCTGCCGGACCTCCATGGCGTGCTTCTGTCGGAGCTCCTGCTCACGCCGCTTGTTGTACTCcatctgattggtcagctcgGTCTGGTGCTGTGTTCGGATCAGCTCGGCCCGGGTGTGCTGCATCGTGCCCAGCTGCCTGAATTCGAGCTCTTGGGTGGACTCGTGGTGCCGCAGCAGCATGGCGCACTCCAGGTCCTTCTGCGTCTGCTTCTTATTCAGCTCCTGAAGGACGGGGACAGCGGGAAAGTAAGAACCTCTGAGtagtacaaatacacacatggcaGTTTTAATACTTCagctctgtttgtgtgcatttccTGTCGCACGTCTGACCTCTCTGAGCAGGTCCTGCTCCAGGTTGTGGCGAGCCAGCAGCATCTTCCTCTTGTACTGACGACACTGCAGCTCGTAGTACTGCCGCTGCCTCCGGAGCAGGCTGGCCTCCTCCTCCGCCTGCATCTGCTGGAGACACTCCTTCTGACGGATCAACCACTCCTGCTTCTCCCGCTTCGGTGTCGACTGGTTCTCGCTCAGCTCCTGTTCAGGGCACAGAGATCAGTGCAGCCCAACAGCCAGACAGGCTTCAAATTAGCATTCACATCATCAGCTGATTTACTGTTGGCTTGACATCCTCTAAAAGTATCACAAATCACTTCAGGCATCTGACAAGGCAGCCAACTTTTCACTGAGATCTGATTTTACTAGCAATAATCTTGGCAAGCCAGCTATCTGTAACTCATGAATGTAACGCATGAGTTCATGAAGGGAGCTGATAAATTTGACTGGAAATGGAGAGCTACGTTAGCAGGCGGGAGTTTGGAGGAATTTACCAACCACACAAGACAGGATTTTGCTACAAACATCAGTCGACATCAGCAGACCCAAACAATCCCTCTGTGAACTGAACGTCCCGCCGACGTTGGCTGCGTGTGCGGTTTTCGGACGATGTATcaaaggctacgttcacactgcagcctgaagtgacccaaatctgattttttttctctccattgAATCTTCGGCCAAATGAGCTACAAACACACTgagctgctttattttatttcactgtatTAAACTGAGTTCCTACTGTGTGTGATTTTTACCTCACTGAGCCATTCtgctttatttacacacaacCTATACAGTGATTTACAGGCCGTCAGCACAAACGGCTGCTTAAAAAGATAAAGTACACGTGTGGTTCAGCGCGCACTGCAAAGCCTCCCCCTGCACCAACAGTGATGCTGACTGTGGACAAACGGCTCCGacctctttcagctgctccttgcGCTGGCGGTACTGCCGTTTCTGAGAGTCCAGCAAACCGGTGAGTTCCTTCTTCTGCTGGCCGAGGATGTGCTGCTGGAACTTCTTCTCCTCCGTCAGAGCTGCTTTTGTCTGCACGAGGACACAAACAGGCTGATTACAGCAACCCAGCTGATAATTCACATtaagacccccacccccccaaaaaagtaaaacagtaaCTTACTGAATTCCTGTAAAAACACCtgaaagctgcatttaaaaacctgcagccttttgatctgtttttgttACTCAAGACAGGAAATGATAACCAGACCCTACAAAGGTTTTAAGAACTGTTAACCCCGTCACCGCACCTCCTTCTCCAGGATGGCCTGGTGCTTCTTGGCCAGCTTGTCGGCCTCTGTAGAGAAGCTGTTCCTCTGGTTCTCTAGCTCTTTGTCCAGCTTCAGCTGATGCTCGTCCATCTCCGCCTTCAGCTTGTTCTCCAGGCTCATCAGCTGCTTCTGGTGCTGCCGTCTCATGCGTTTATAGCCGGACATCTGCTCCCGCAGCGCCGAGCCCTGCTCGTGCTCCTGGATCTGACGGGTCACCTGGAGGACGCCGGGGAGAGGGACAGATCAGCGCTCCAGTTTAAGAGCAGGAGCCCAAAAAGAGTCATTTATGTACCGCTCAGCAGGGCTGCTTGAATACTAGGAAAACCATGCTGCTGCTTCATGATCAGTAAGGGTAACTGATTATTTAACAGGTCTATTCATTAACTTCAAACATGAGACACTGAAGCATGAGCCTGTTTATAGTGTCTTTCTATGGAAAACTAgctgggaagatggatggaggtgTTGGGGACAAAAGTTTGCCTAGGGGGAGTTTTTCCAGGATTGGTGACAGTTTTTGACCCTAAAGGTCATCTCAAGGGGAAGCGTTAGTCCCCATCATTCTGCCTGCACCGTGGGAGGTCTGCGGCTGCTTCAGGGTGAGCGATGAAGGACAGACAACAAACGAGCACCTCCAAGCAGGTGAGACTCGGTGACCCAGAGACAGGCTGCTGCCACTAAACACCCTTTCACAGGTTCACCTCCAGAAACTGTTTACTTATTTATCAtaaagaacacagaaaataaaatatctgcatGTGAGAGAACCTTAACGTGCAAAGCTCCTCGTATGCAAACATGATCCAAAACGCTCAGTGTCAACCTGCGAGTCCCTCCAGTCACAGCAGCCTTGTACCTGTGAAGGATCTTACCAAAGAGGCCGTGCGGATGGTGGCGAAGTGGTCACGGTTGCGATAGAAGGCTCGCCGGCGTCCAGCCGAAGGAGCCTGAGGCTGATCCATCTCCGGCTGGTACGGGTCGTCGTAGATGTTGTCCTGACcctgaggaggagggagaggaagaatCGTGATGGTGAACCCAGAGGAAGTGAACTGAGTCTCAAGAGAACTTTAAGCGAAGCGTTTACCGTCGGTCGGTGGATGATGGAGCTGTTGGAGGTGACGGTGTGCTCCCCCTCCTGCATCATGGCCATCTCGCTGCTGCTGTCATCGGAGGCGTCGGCAAGGCTGTTGACCGAGCTGCTCTGGGAGCTGGCTGAAATGGACATACTGGGAACAGACTGGGAGCTCTCCATGCTGTTAACGGTGCCTGTCTGCAGCAGGTACGGCTCCACCTCCTGccacacaaaataaatcagtAATTTAACTTTAATAAATTAACCCTGACAGTATATAAAGTGAGCGTCCAGCTTAAACAGAAGCCaacagagaaaaatgttttgtggttagtttcctttttttttgtatttcaagcccaacaaaaatctaaatatcAGCATCCTTATTTCctcttcctcacctcctcctcctccactcccTCGGTGACGGGGCCGTTCTGCTGGGTTTCCTGGAAGAGGATCTTCTTCATTTTGCGGTACTGCAGGTTGTCGAGCTCCCTCACTGCGTCCTTGGTGCGTGCGATCAGGTCCATGATGACGGTTAGCGGGCGCTCGCGGCACAAGAAGCGATGCTGCAGGAGGAGGGACGGAAAGAGCAGGTGAACACGGAGCAGAGGAGTTTCTCCTTGTTTGAAATCATGAAGTCATGCTGGATTAACAGCACTTACATTGAGAAGCACGTCCGAGGTAGGCCGGTCCTGGGGGATCTTCTGTAGACATGAGTCGACAAAACTGCGGAAGGAATCGGACCTGAACAAGATGAAGTAAGAAATGTTATTATTGTTGTAGTTTACAGCAATATCTCCAAAACTGGAGAACTCAACACAAACTGCAGGTCAGAGGAAGTTCAGAGGAGATGAGACGCTGATGTTCTCACCAGTGATTGGACTGCAGGACGGGGCTTTCATTCTGAGCGATGTGGTATAAGGCACTCATAGCATTCATATTGAACAGTGGGGGCTTCCGCTCCGCTGTGGAAGAACGACAGTCGACACTTAGCATCACAgacccacactcacacacatcagACCACAGACTGCAGCTCATACCCAGCTCTATGCAGGTGATGCCCAGAGACCAGACGTCCACCTTCCCGTCGTACTGGCCCTCGTCCATGGCCAAGATCACCTCTGGAGCCATCCTGGAGAAGACagagca is drawn from Archocentrus centrarchus isolate MPI-CPG fArcCen1 chromosome 8, fArcCen1, whole genome shotgun sequence and contains these coding sequences:
- the taok2a gene encoding serine/threonine-protein kinase TAO2 isoform X2, whose product is MPSNARAGNLKDPEVADLFCKDDPEKLFTDLREIGHGSFGAVYFARDVRNNEVVAIKKMSYSGKQTNEKWQDIIKEVKFLQKLRHPNTIEYQGCYLKEHTAWLVMEYCLGSASDLLEVHKKPLQEVEIAAITHGALQGLAYLHSHNMIHRDVKAGNILLTEPGQVKLGDFGSASIVSPANSFVGTPYWMAPEVILAMDEGQYDGKVDVWSLGITCIELAERKPPLFNMNAMSALYHIAQNESPVLQSNHWSDSFRSFVDSCLQKIPQDRPTSDVLLNHRFLCRERPLTVIMDLIARTKDAVRELDNLQYRKMKKILFQETQQNGPVTEGVEEEEEVEPYLLQTGTVNSMESSQSVPSMSISASSQSSSVNSLADASDDSSSEMAMMQEGEHTVTSNSSIIHRPTGQDNIYDDPYQPEMDQPQAPSAGRRRAFYRNRDHFATIRTASLVTRQIQEHEQGSALREQMSGYKRMRRQHQKQLMSLENKLKAEMDEHQLKLDKELENQRNSFSTEADKLAKKHQAILEKETKAALTEEKKFQQHILGQQKKELTGLLDSQKRQYRQRKEQLKEELSENQSTPKREKQEWLIRQKECLQQMQAEEEASLLRRQRQYYELQCRQYKRKMLLARHNLEQDLLREELNKKQTQKDLECAMLLRHHESTQELEFRQLGTMQHTRAELIRTQHQTELTNQMEYNKRREQELRQKHAMEVRQQPKSLKSKELQVKRQFQETCKIQTRQYKALRNHLLESTPKSDHKAVLKRLKEEQTRKLAILAEQYDHSINEMLSSQALRLDETQEAEYQVLRMQLQQELELLNAYQSKIKIHTDTQHEREVKDLEQRVSIRRALLEQRIEEEMLSLQNERSERIRTLLERQAHEIEAFDSESMRLGFSNMALTGIPAEAFNQGYPTPSPSSGSGGWPSRPVPRSGSHWSHSVQNSVATPSWRSQNHGGGGFGRTESIASSHGLGRDSEMSKSRGHPSSSSSSHHQQHYLPQHYQHHQSTPQLYRDTHERDSRERERSREWVGGGGHYSHHSQGHHLSSHASSQSLALLPPPPPPPPIALSSSSPPSSASSSSSSQGGYGGGGLSVRGPTLMALRNSPQPLRRTASGGPGGGGGSDGGLTRSTSVTSHISNGSHLSYS
- the taok2a gene encoding serine/threonine-protein kinase TAO2 isoform X1 — translated: MPSNARAGNLKDPEVADLFCKDDPEKLFTDLREIGHGSFGAVYFARDVRNNEVVAIKKMSYSGKQTNEKWQDIIKEVKFLQKLRHPNTIEYQGCYLKEHTAWLVMEYCLGSASDLLEVHKKPLQEVEIAAITHGALQGLAYLHSHNMIHRDVKAGNILLTEPGQVKLGDFGSASIVSPANSFVGTPYWMAPEVILAMDEGQYDGKVDVWSLGITCIELAERKPPLFNMNAMSALYHIAQNESPVLQSNHWSDSFRSFVDSCLQKIPQDRPTSDVLLNHRFLCRERPLTVIMDLIARTKDAVRELDNLQYRKMKKILFQETQQNGPVTEGVEEEEEVEPYLLQTGTVNSMESSQSVPSMSISASSQSSSVNSLADASDDSSSEMAMMQEGEHTVTSNSSIIHRPTGQDNIYDDPYQPEMDQPQAPSAGRRRAFYRNRDHFATIRTASLVTRQIQEHEQGSALREQMSGYKRMRRQHQKQLMSLENKLKAEMDEHQLKLDKELENQRNSFSTEADKLAKKHQAILEKETKAALTEEKKFQQHILGQQKKELTGLLDSQKRQYRQRKEQLKEELSENQSTPKREKQEWLIRQKECLQQMQAEEEASLLRRQRQYYELQCRQYKRKMLLARHNLEQDLLREELNKKQTQKDLECAMLLRHHESTQELEFRQLGTMQHTRAELIRTQHQTELTNQMEYNKRREQELRQKHAMEVRQQPKSLKSKELQVKRQFQETCKIQTRQYKALRNHLLESTPKSDHKAVLKRLKEEQTRKLAILAEQYDHSINEMLSSQAVSKLRLDETQEAEYQVLRMQLQQELELLNAYQSKIKIHTDTQHEREVKDLEQRVSIRRALLEQRIEEEMLSLQNERSERIRTLLERQAHEIEAFDSESMRLGFSNMALTGIPAEAFNQGYPTPSPSSGSGGWPSRPVPRSGSHWSHSVQNSVATPSWRSQNHGGGGFGRTESIASSHGLGRDSEMSKSRGHPSSSSSSHHQQHYLPQHYQHHQSTPQLYRDTHERDSRERERSREWVGGGGHYSHHSQGHHLSSHASSQSLALLPPPPPPPPIALSSSSPPSSASSSSSSQGGYGGGGLSVRGPTLMALRNSPQPLRRTASGGPGGGGGSDGGLTRSTSVTSHISNGSHLSYS